A window from Plasmodium chabaudi chabaudi strain AS genome assembly, chromosome: 11 encodes these proteins:
- a CDS encoding MEI2-like RNA-binding protein, putative, with translation MNMNLKNINLEDEDINKKVKSKRIVHIKNTYISPYVLYNKKGNSNNQLDKLNKIFTNENNNCRFSKEYYNYVKDGDTCNSGENDLEYLVTNVKQNNTTNYDQCNNEKKILKYGLLNEQNMKFLKKKKEDDFELNTMSTMIHIYSDCESDKDNETITNEYNDLIDCIKKINISNNKSVINNDKKIEDTVLSPYEQHRKCSYQTVGSKEISSNQTNGNNENNGNNSDDNGEKCVHRLNNFISIPSVSNKSCIEHAHAHNNNMDTVHYDNFICNKENHDNNANDTIYKCEESIPLGTILNIHNLDSNNNNALTTVMLRNIPNKYTQNMLMDVMNEHFKGLYDFFYLPIDFRNKCNVGYAFINFIHPHYAELFIKFFNNYKLNAFKSNKICTVTWGRVQGLKANIEHYRNSAIMTISVPQYKPILFQNGISVSWPESDGPLPAIKLRSHKY, from the coding sequence atgaatatgaatttgaaaaatataaatttagaaGACGAagacataaataaaaaagtgaaaaGTAAAAGAATtgtgcatataaaaaatacatatatatccCCATATGttctttataataaaaaggggaatagtaataatcaacttgataaattaaataaaatatttactaatgaaaataataattgtagATTTTCAAaggaatattataattatgttaAAGATGGTGATACATGTAATAGTGGCGAAAATGATCTTGAATATTTGGTTACAAATGTTAAACAAAACAATACCACAAATTATGACCAAtgtaataatgaaaaaaaaatattaaagtaTGGCTTATTgaatgaacaaaatatgaaatttttaaaaaaaaaaaaagaagatgATTTTGAATTAAATACAATGTCTACTAtgatacatatttattctgATTGTGAAAGTGATAAAGACAATGAAACGATaacaaatgaatataatgatttaatagattgtattaaaaaaattaatatttccaataataaatctgttattaataatgataaaaaaatagaggATACTGTATTAAGTCCTTATGAGCAGCATCGAAAATGCAGTTATCAGACAGTTGGAAGTAAAGAAATCTCTAGTAACCAAACTAATggaaataatgaaaataatggaaataatagTGACGATAACGGAGAGAAATGTGTACACAGactaaataattttatatctatTCCTTCAGTGTCAAACAAAAGTTGCATAGAACATGCACATgctcataataataatatggatACCGTAcattatgataattttatttgtaataaagaaaatcatgataataatgcaaatgatactatatataaatgtgaaGAATCTATACCTCTTGGaacaatattaaatattcataatttagatagtaataataataatgctcTTACAACAGTTATGCTAAGGAATAtaccaaataaatatacacaaaACATGTTAATGGATGTTATGAATGAGCATTTTAAAGGcttatatgattttttttatttgccaATTGATTTTCGTAACAAATGTAATGTTGGTtatgcatttattaattttatacatCCTCATTATGCTGAACtgtttattaaattttttaataattataaattaaatgcatttaaaagtaataaaatatgcactGTTACATGGGGAAGGGTACAAGGATTGAAAGCTAATATTGAACATTACAGAAATTCAGCAATTATGACTATATCTGTGCCTCAATATAAACCTATACTTTTTCAAAACGGAATATCGGTTTCATGGCCTGAATCGGATGGTCCACTACCAGCTATCAAATTACGATCGCACAAATATTAG
- a CDS encoding superoxide dismutase [Fe], putative has protein sequence MPFFTFLLVFFCITCVGKRECIKGVPNLKSSIKLNYLIFKGISLSKSRAIHTKLTKTNDSLYETWGVTPLWNAKPFSLMKLPFNPQEMKPFLSEEAIKYHYSKHHAAYVKNLNDLATKHPELKNMSLEEIMKKYDGPIYNNAAQIFNHNFFWLSLKNNGEGKPYGEIKNKIEESFVSFENFKEQFAKEAAGHFGSGWIWLVIKDNKLNIYQGHDAECPIKNQVGHPILALDVWEHAYYVDYKNSRADYIREWFSKINWDFANYNLSIVN, from the exons atgcctttttttacatttttgttGGTCTTCTTTTGTATCACATGTGTAGGAAAACGGGAATGTATAAAAG GGGTTCccaatttaaaaagttctattaaattaaattatttaattttcaaAGGAATTTCATTATCAAAGTCTAGAGCTATTCATACAAAATTAACCAAGACAAATGATAGTTTGTATGAAACATGGGGAGTAACACCTTTGTGGAATGCAAAACCTTTTTCCTTAATGAAACTTCCATTc AATCCTCAAGAAATGAAACCATTTTTGAGTGAGGAGGCAATTAAGTATCACTACAGTAAACATCATGCCGCGTATgtgaaaaatttaaatg ATTTGGCAACAAAGCATCCTGAGTTAAAGAACATGTCGTTAGAGG aaataatgaaaaaatacgATGGGccaatttataataacgCGG cTCAGATATTTAATCATAACTTTTTTTGGTTGTCACTGAAAAACAATGGAGAAGGAAAACCGTATGgcgaaataaaaaacaaaattgaagaatcctttgtttcttttgaaaattttaaagaacAATTCGCAAAGGAGGCAGCAG gTCATTTTGGAAGTGGCTGGATTTGGCTAGTAATTAAAGacaataaattaaatatttatcaagGGCATGATGCTGAATGTCCAATTAAAAATCAGGTTGGCCATCCAATACTAGCATTAG ACGTATGGGAGCATGCCTATTATGtggattataaaaattctaGAGCTGATTATATAAGAG aATGGTTTTCCAAAATAAATTGGGATTTTGCCAATTACAATTTATCAATTGTAAATTAG
- a CDS encoding ATP-dependent RNA helicase SUV3, putative — MIRDIRKCFLNLYIREIRKEYCQSNGNYLILQQCRRNISNTNIYFEKVNEEYRKAQQYVMLNEQEVLKIRNVLIKIINEKELVRNVIHRYNIPLFFLQDTDVRNHFLEAIKNDKNNLMSLRELATKEIDTNCCSNGCIGGSGNAKVNEEDGQMLSNDSHANHALSLKIEENKCYLNSYEKLLTIFLSFIKRYYHKQWIFYEHIKKLCDFTEINEIRKMKNNLNRKLYLYVGPTNSGKTHEAFNKFIDSKNGLYCSPLRLLTWEIHKKLLNLKKSANLLTGQEIIKKANSTHTVCTIEMTPLNEKYDCAIIDEIQMINNSIRGYAWTHVLMNLKCEEIYLCGSEHIVNLIKELSDILHDQVIIKRFKRLNKLKLEKNIQPLDDVKTGDCIISFSRNNIMLLKNKLEKLNKRVFVIYGTLPPESKKKQIELFNYYCELAKSSNSNIKNETHGIEKETVLVATDVIGMGLNIKIKRIIFYSLKKYDGDIIRYLNVSEILQIAGRAGRFDENCSGNSSDGFVTCVNYEDMKILKNLFENKNIKKLIGNDDENYYELNNMKEDTDLNNLVDQSIGNIPCDQLLGNINSNTVNEEIKNDVLYNMDKYGDDIKKEEYPASQNNIDNNKKNSTTTLRAGYFPNFDTIEKLSKILEFEYKAKIELYEILQILIDYLKLNDSYFFLTKNYNQIIFIAKFLKDINIDKNTLFIYTISPININNIIMINVLRTFAMSHSILGYVDFFECINNDMFSMLKYMESNPNNKNDNSPNDVNNNYKNNYEHSCGEDKINSNNNFIYSASYNSSDIINSNLKDIQNDNYQTYNNLFPFDSKLTNPMFMDLYNNTHNELKYPLCAKDDTQNNVGFDEYIKILEFYYEIIDLYCWLYTKFPSIYKNIKIVNDIKKKFSNQIVNLLAKPINKEEGY, encoded by the coding sequence atgataagaGATATTCGAAAATGTTTCTTAAATCTTTATATAAGAGAAATCAGAAAAGAGTACTGCCAAAGCAATGGAAATTACTTAATCCTGCAACAATGTCGAAGAAACATAAGTaatactaatatatattttgaaaaagtaAATGAAGAATATAGAAAAGCACAACAGTATGTAATGCTAAACGAGCAAGAAGtgttaaaaataagaaatgttttgattaaaattataaatgaaaaggaATTAGTTCGAAATGTTATTCATCGTTATAATATTcccttattttttctacaaGATACGGATGTGagaaatcattttttggaAGCAATTAAAaacgataaaaataatttaatgaGCTTAAGGGAGTTAGCTACAAAAGAGATAGATACGAATTGCTGCAGTAATGGCTGCATTGGTGGTAGTGGTAATGCAAAGGTGAACGAAGAGGATGGGCAAATGCTTAGTAACGATTCCCACGCTAACCATGCTTTAAGTTTGAAAATAGAAGAGAATAAATGTTATTTAAATTCGTATGAAAAACTTCTAACCATTTTTCTAAGCTTTATAAAAAGATATTACCACAAACAATggatattttatgaacatattaaaaaattatgcgATTTTACcgaaataaatgaaattagaaaaatgaaaaacaacttgaatagaaaattatatctttatGTTGGACCGACAAACAGTGGAAAAACACATGAAGCTTTCAACAAATTTATTGATTCAAAAAACGGGTTATATTGTTCCCCTTTAAGATTATTAACATGggaaatacataaaaaattattaaatttaaaaaagagtgcaaatttattaacagGTCaggaaataattaaaaaagctAACAGCACACATACTGTGTGCACAATTGAAATGACAccattaaatgaaaaatatgattgtGCAATAATTGACGAAATACAAATGATTAATAATAGTATACGTGGGTATGCATGGACTCATGTATTAATGAATTTAAAATGCGAAGAAATATATCTTTGTGGTAGTGAACATATtgttaatttaataaaggAATTGTCCGACATTTTACATGACCAAGTCATAATAAAACGATTTAAACGCCtgaacaaattaaaattagaaaaaaatatacagcCATTAGACGATGTTAAAACAGGTGATTGTATAATAAGCTTTTCACGAAATAACATAATGctactaaaaaataaacttgAAAAACTTAACAAACGTgtttttgtaatttatgGAACTTTACCCCCTGAgtccaaaaaaaaacaaatagagttatttaattattattgcgAACTAGCCAAAAGCAGTAATagcaatataaaaaatgaaactcATGGTatagaaaaagaaacaGTTTTAGTAGCAACGGATGTTATTGGAATGGGGctgaatattaaaataaaaagaattatattttattcattaaaaaaatatgatggtGATATTATTCGATATTTAAATGTATCTGAAATATTACAAATAGCAGGAAGAGCTGGAAGGTTTGATGAAAATTGTTCAGGAAATTCGAGTGATGGTTTTGTTACGTGTGTAAATTATGAagatatgaaaattttaaaaaatctttttgaaaataaaaatatcaaaaagtTAATTGGCaatgatgatgaaaattattatgaattaAACAACATGAAGGAAGATAcagatttaaataatttggtTGACCAATCTATTGGTAATATACCATGCGATCAGCTATTGGGTAATATAAATTCTAACACAGTAAATGAAgagataaaaaatgatgtattatataatatggatAAATATGgtgatgatataaaaaaggaagaatATCCAGCTAgccaaaataatattgataataataaaaaaaatagtaccACTACTTTACGGGCAGGATATTTTCCAAACTTTGACACTATTGAAAAACTAAGTAAAATATTAgaatttgaatataaagCTAAAATTGAActatatgaaatattacaaatattgattgattatttaaaattaaatgattcttatttttttttaacaaaaaattataatcaaattatatttattgcgaaatttttaaaggatataaatatagataaaaatacactctttatatatacaatatcccctatcaatataaataatataattatgataaatGTTTTAAGGACATTTGCTATGTCACATAGTATATTGGGATATgttgatttttttgaatgtataaataatgatatgtTTTCAATGTTGAAATATATGGAAAGCAATccgaataataaaaatgataactCACCAAATGATGTTAACAATAATTACAAAAACAATTATGAACATTCTTGTGGGGaagataaaattaattccaataataattttatttattcagCTTCATATAATAGCTCcgatattataaattctaACTTGAAGGATAtacaaaatgataattatcaaacatataataatttatttccttttgattcaaaattaacaaatcCGATGTTTAtggatttatataataacacacacaatgaattaaaatatcCACTGTGTGCAAAAGATGATACTCAAAACAATGTCGGTTttgatgaatatataaaaatactagaattttattatgaaataattgATTTGTATTGCTggttatatacaaaatttcctagtatatataaaaacataaaaattgtaaatgacataaaaaaaaagttttcCAATCAAATTGTTAATTTGTTAGCAAAACCAATAAATAAGGAGGAAGGATACTAA
- a CDS encoding tyrosine kinase-like protein, putative, whose product MFKNNNNLFAFSLYGNENEVDANDIHVKEKINNYNTTSHIISAKEFNREFLLNRNCSTDNKNVTYINSNGKLINEYNENSNNTSNNNDKILNNLNNNNNSNKIIINNYDKNMNLNFHMKNKSNEKIIYENMNNIENSDKAFITNNVKKFLGSFDFLNFKSKNGLTKNGKNNNNDNNNHYIGSENINPNQYNNNNAYKNNIHSPIYDHIKNDSLVGIVPNNKNNDYRNNDMSMHYGVNNSTNNNNKYKPEKMLNHSEYEIINSISNNSSHASNVGMPNEASYNNFLRRNSNKNINSEKSIGIINNNIKLHNNNNNNNMDIKERLNNMKREKIVYDKEKKNIDGEYLAHACNYEKIKNNMYTLPKMDKNSEQVINNNQNFYGMEKNISSCVNAYDDKNKSEYPTYAPYYNYDKKKRGVEADKGQGYNIPCFYDLNQDKIENRINQKNNFIIEEIEKKNQSLQNSSNGSVNFIYANALKGYNNENSYHKNSPEQNNCLHIKNMAPHNGSNNNHNLNNKNNYGTNKLNAYMKIDQTDDIYGIGREYEMHNDMYESRGIPSSHFNKEKEDEQHIKRLIKASSKKIVNGNNDNCNKIMEYDDIFFNKKDIFPSNNINNQIGKENDMSHYNNNIGYSNNYVKKNSNNNNMNGACYGNYIKEEYLIHFIKEKRKKLEEAKRKGYNNSNDGAQEELLIQENYINMQNGHNKNNLPTSNNNYNIKNSDDDSNSSSSSSEKCRNVNQSSNNNNNEIKKYMLQSNSGKRGSVDAHSIIRNQQNGNGLTGDGGAALLSGGAITNNTTKNNSKYVIHSSSDNSITCYKENCLNNENVVYDEKNKLFKTKENCNIKIYRRCLEKERMLNIPIIHLGENDIIVKHIKLYYPLKNVNIFTKISKIIFMTNANICSLYLSDKLLIDYHNIKIQSYLSKGGFGVVYKGILLKKVNKYEELYDQNSKYTNDFHTGLEDDHNVEKENNNMIENDEMADQNIQIKRKKMFINKQKENNDNKIIGIHNDNCNNENVKDQKSGNKNLNICYNNNEKEKEIYNKDIENPNYEQNNFRRLYAEVMKVNNKSCTNGGNYTNCSSNNNTNHSKCGYIKDKNDYQNFNLNCNNSDLDKIQECVEQMDYLRNKMVERIFETFNNQDDPFSCNHNNNEVDHNKNKKEYNMRMSLKEEDKSVIENILKKKKMINEEYNTNDKNCINYSEQVNKDHNEMFVDQIHEDHRYSINSNGEAKYKLLNNFSLFGTNMEKKKTNYDIEDDIKNSNIFNYPNKDNDKLQNMTNYGDNNMYQSNEYAKKNDHYEREYISKGSGLSQQCSHSQEIKELKKSMLNFIYGNKKCDDIVIGKNCFINEAEKIINKLQSINKDLNKKCHDEIISYLLVEIYHNNIVYNNSLNFLYIKSKNIITYSLNKDYLYIFDSQNIFHYYSDKSIFKIVFIDDYKALSKYKHFTVFNVLNSDKVLKNSSVLKHEINKHKNGLNKLSIIPFSKLNMNHLVNALIFGFLKFIFNLRKKYHTIKKDCYCSLCKNAKNSNFINNIVSFGDRGINPNEYDQYFDDDLESILLQNKINVLDEFICINTNNNDDNIFASPKNKNTSFDRNNHMNNHPHEDSINEDNNNANVIDKEKKKDYRGNDNSIHHMVNTGDSGSKNNIANANINANTNLNKQNGAQNDEAPSNANKGKIINSSNQGLGDSTLLNSNNTDECKTTMILNLSKNKNVSKDYINEKEYNNYVSKMKNNERNKEEEEEDDDGNTKNKIKNHEKKTYIQKEKLKMNCNHENKKNREGNDFEGPDNEEREANEEEENGNKDDEVYMQIPVAIKIHDLKDNKNLKNFLREIEIYKNLQRSNICKFYGICIKHNKLMLLLEYYAKGNLFNFLKNKNKIHKKQRLEWAIQMCSIVHELHSHNPPIINGDIKTSNILINNNMDLVMCDFGKARFKNSKLYSNFGSYRYMAPETFSCTSEVTEKIDIWSLACCIVEIFCSKYPYYNFSKNTKIRHELIVNKRTPHIPSFLPNSIKKCLQKCFSFNPEERPCAYEMFKALKKIKVVE is encoded by the coding sequence atgtttaagAATAACAATAATCTATTCGCTTTTTCACTTTAtggaaatgaaaatgaagtGGATGCAAATGATATTCatgtaaaagaaaaaataaataactatAACACAACAAGCCATATTATATCCGCCAAAGAATTCAATAgagaatttttattaaataggAATTGCTCAAcggataataaaaatgtgacatatataaatagtaacggaaaattgataaatgaatacaatgaaaatagtaataataccagtaacaataatgataaaattttaaacaaccttaataataataacaacagtaataaaattattataaacaattacgataaaaatatgaatcttaattttcatatgaaaaataaaagtaatgaaaaaattatttacgaaaatatgaacaacaTTGAAAATTCCGATAAAGCATTTATAACTAATAATgtcaaaaaatttttaggtagctttgattttttaaattttaaaagtaaaaatggtttaacaaaaaatggaaaaaataataataatgataataacaATCATTACATAGGTAgcgaaaatataaatccaaatcaatataataataataatgcatataaaaataatatacactCTCCTATTTAtgatcatataaaaaacgaTTCGCTAGTTGGAATTGtaccaaataataaaaacaatgatTATCGAAATAATGACATGTCAATGCATTATGGTGTTAATAACAGTaccaataataataataaatataaacctgaaaaaatgttaaatcATTCTgaatatgaaataataaatagcaTTAGCAACAATAGCAGCCATGCCAGCAATGTTGGAATGCCCAATGAAGCTAgctataataattttcttcgaagaaatagtaataaaaatattaatagtgaaaaaagtattggaattattaacaataatataaagcttcataataataataataataacaatatggATATAAAGGAAcgattaaataatatgaaaagagaaaaaattgtttatgataaagaaaaaaaaaatattgatggAGAATACCTTGCCCATGCAtgtaattatgaaaaaataaaaaataatatgtacaCACTCCCCAAAATGGATAAAAATTCTGAACAAgtcataaataataatcaaaatttttatggaatggaaaaaaacatttccTCATGTGTAAATGCatatgatgataaaaataaatcagaATATCCAACATATGCtccatattataattatgataaaaaaaaaaggggTGTAGAAGCCGATAAAGGACAAGGATATAATATTCCATGCTTTTATGATCTTAATCAGGATAAGATTGAGAATagaataaatcaaaaaaataattttataattgaagaaattgaaaaaaaaaatcaaagcCTTCAAAATAGTAGTAATGGAAgtgtaaattttatatatgctaaTGCTTTAAAaggatataataatgaaaattcatatcataaaaattcacctgaacaaaataattgcctgcacataaaaaatatggctCCCCATAATGGTAGCAATAATAATCACAAccttaataataaaaataattacggaacaaataaattgaatgcatatatgaaaatagaTCAAACAGATGATATATATGGTATTGGAAGAGAATATGAAATGCATAATGATATGTATGAATCTCGTGGTATACCATCTAGccattttaataaagaaaaagaagatgAACAACATATTAAAAGGTTAATAAAAGCTAGctcgaaaaaaatagtaaatggcaataatgataattgcaataaaataatggaatatgatgatatattttttaataaaaaagatatatttcctagtaataatattaacaatCAAATaggaaaagaaaatgatatgtcccattataacaataatattggatatagtaataattatgttaaaaaaaatagtaacaataataatatgaacgGTGCATGTTAtggaaattatataaaagaagaatatttgatacattttattaaagaaaaacgaaaaaaactTGAAGAAgcaaaaagaaaaggatataataatagtaatgaTGGTGCTCAAGAAGAATTATTAATTCAAgagaattatataaacatgCAAAATGggcataataaaaataatttaccaACGTCAAATAATAActataacataaaaaattccGATGACGATTCAAACAGTAGTAGTAGCAGTAGTGAAAAATGCAGAAACGTCAATCAAAGTAgcaataacaataataatgaaataaaaaaatatatgcttcAAAGTAATAGTGGAAAAAGGGGCAGCGTTGATGCACACTCTATTATTAGGAACCAACAAAATGGAAATGGATTAACAGGGGATGGAGGAGCAGCATTATTAAGTGGTGGTGctataacaaataatactacaaaaaataattcaaaatatgttatCCATAGTAGTAGTGATAATTCAATTACATgttataaagaaaattgtttaaacaatgaaaatgttgtatatgatgaaaaaaataaattatttaaaacaaaagaaaattgtaatataaaaatatatagaaggtgtttagaaaaagaaagaatGTTAAATATTCCGATTATCCATTTAGgagaaaatgatataattgtaaaacatataaaattatattatccattaaaaaatgtaaatatatttacgaAGATAtctaaaataatattcatgacgaatgcaaatatatgttcattatatttaagtGATAAGTTATTGATTGACtatcataatattaaaattcaATCTTATTTATCTAAGGGTGGTTTTGGAGTTGTATATAAaggaattttattaaaaaaagtaaataaatatgaagaatTGTATGATCAAAATTCGAAATATACTAACGATTTTCATACCGGATTAGAGGATGATCATAATgtagaaaaagaaaataataatatgattgAAAACGATGAAATGGCTGatcaaaatattcaaattaaaagaaaaaaaatgtttataaataaacaaaaagaaaataatgataataaaataattggtATTCATAATGACAATtgtaataatgaaaatgttaAAGATCAAAAGAGTgggaataaaaatttaaacatttgttataacaataatgaaaaagaaaaagaaatatataataaagatatagaGAATccaaattatgaacaaaataattttcgtCGATTGTATGCTGAAGTTATGAAGGTTAATAATAAGAGTTGTACTAACGGTGGtaattatacaaattgcagttctaataataatacgaATCATAGTAAATGtggatatataaaagataaaaatgattatcaaaattttaatttaaattgtaataatagCGACCTTGATAAAATACAAGAATGTGTAGAACAAATGGATTATCTACGAAATAAAATGGTAGAGAGAATTTTTGAAACATTTAATAATCAAGACGATCCATTTTCATGCAATCACAACAATAACGAAGTAgatcataataaaaacaaaaaagaatataacaTGCGAATGAGTTTAAAGGAAGAAGATAAATCAGTGAtcgaaaatattttgaaaaaaaaaaaaatgataaatgaagaatataatacgaatgataaaaattgtataaattattcAGAACAAGTTAATAAAGATCATAATGAAATGTTTGTAGATCAAATACATGAAGATCATAGATATAGTATAAATAGTAATGGTGaagcaaaatataaattattaaataatttttctttatttggCACTAATatggaaaagaaaaaaacaaattatgatatagaagatgatataaaaaattcaaacaTTTTCAACTACccaaataaagataatgaTAAGTTACAAAATATGACTAACTATGGAGATAACAATATGTATCAAAGTAATgaatatgcaaaaaaaaatgatcatTATGAACGTGAATATATATCGAAAGGAAGTGGATTATCACAGCAATGTTCTCATTCAcaagaaataaaagaattgaaaaaatcaatgttaaattttatttatggaaataaaaaatgtgatgATATAGTTATAggtaaaaattgttttattaatgaagcagaaaaaataataaataaattacaaagtataaataaagatttaaataaaaaatgccaTGATGAAATTATATCATATCTATTAGTTGAAATctatcataataatattgtatataataatagtttaaattttttatatataaaaagtaaaaatataataacctattcattaaataaagattatttatatatatttgatagtcaaaatatattccatTATTATAGCGACAAATCGATATTTAAAATCGTATTTATTGATGATTATAAAGCATTAAGCAAATATAAGCATTTCACAGTTTTTAATGTCTTAAATAGTGATAaggttttaaaaaattcttcAGTATTAAAacatgaaataaataaacataaaaatggtttaaacaaattatcTATTATACCATTTagtaaattaaatatgaatCATTTAGTAAACGCATTAATTTTTGGATttctaaaatttatttttaatttaagaaaaaaatatcatactataaaaaaagattgTTATTGTTcattatgtaaaaatgcaaaaaattcaaattttataaacaacATTGTATCATTTGGTGATCGTGGAATAAACCCTAATGAATATGATCAATATTTTGATGACGATTTAGAAAGCATCTTAttacaaaacaaaattaatgtattagatgaatttatttgtattaacacgaataataatgatgataatatttttgcttcccctaaaaataaaaacacatCATTCGATCGAAACAATCATATGAACAATCATCCTCATGAAGACTCCATCAATGAAGATAACAATAATGCTAATGTAattgataaagaaaaaaaaaaagattatAGAGGAAATGATAATAGTATTCATCATATGGTAAATACAGGTGATAGTGGttccaaaaataatatcgcTAAcgcaaatataaatgctaACACAAActtaaataaacaaaatggaGCACAAAATGATGAAGCACCATCAAATGCaaataaaggaaaaattataaattcaaGTAATCAAGGTTTAGGAGATAGtacattattaaattcaaataatactGATGAATGTAAAACAACTatgattttaaatttatcgaaaaataaaaatgtttcaaaggattatattaatgaaaaggagtacaataattatgtttctaaaatgaaaaataacgaaagaaataaagaagaagaggaagaagatgatgatggtaatacaaaaaataaaataaaaaatcatgagaaaaaaacatatattcaaaaagaaaaattaaaaatgaattgtaatcatgaaaataaaaaaaatagggAAGGAAATGATTTTGAAGGACCAGATAATGAAGAAAGAGAAGCaaatgaagaagaagaaaatggaaataaagaTGATGAAGTTTATATGCAAATACCTGTTGCTATTAAAATTCATGACttaaaagataataaaaatttaaaaaactttttaagagaaatagaaatatataaaaatttacaaaggtctaatatatgcaaattttatggtatatgtataaaacataataaattaatgttattattagaaTATTATGCAAAAGGTAAtctatttaattttttaaaaaataaaaataaaattcataaaaaacaaagatTAGAATGGGCAATACAAATGTGTTCTATAGTACATGAATTACATTCGCATAATCCACCAATTATTAATGGAGATATTAAAAcatcaaatattttaataaataataatatggatTTAGTAATGTGTGATTTTGGGAAAGCaagatttaaaaattcaaaactTTATAGTAATTTTGGTTCATACAGATATATGGCTCCTGAAACTTTTAGTTGCACATCCGAAGTTACtgaaaaaattgatatatGGAGTTTAGCTTGTTGTATTgttgaaatattttgtagtaaatatccatattataatttttcaaaaaatacaaaaatacgTCATGAATTAATAGTTAATAAAAGAACTCCACATATACCAAGCTTTTTACCAAActctataaaaaaatgcttaCAAAAATGTTTCAGCTTTAACCCAGAAGAACGTCCATGTGCTTATGAAATGTTCAaagcattaaaaaaaattaaggtTGTTGAATAA